The Paenibacillus sp. FSL H7-0357 nucleotide sequence AGCGTTTGCGGATCTCCGAGCGTCTGGCCCGGGTGAGAACATGCAACTGCCGTTGAAGGCCCTCGGCCAAACGAAACTCGGTGGCTTTATTGCTCTTCAGCGCATGAGCGATAGCGACTAGATCGAGGTCATCGGTTTTACACCAGTTCAGCGCACTTGCCCGCTCTTCGAAAGTCGTATACGCGTTGAGAATCTGGACGAGGTAGCCTTGCTTGGCCATTTCTCTAACGATATCTTCATAGTAATGGCCAGTAGCTTCAATTCCTAAAAACAGGCGTACGGCCCCAGTGGAGGCCACCGCTTGTTCGATGGCATGGTATAGAGTCTGCATGCCGGATTGATTGACGGAAAAGAAAAAGGGTTTTGCAAGGATGTCGCCGAAATAATTGCAGATCAGGGCTTTTTGGTGGAGTTTGGCCGCATCGATAGCAACGATGAGGACCTGCTCCAGGTTAACACCCCGTAGTTGTTGACTGAACTTGGTTCCCTTTAAGCCTTGAATGTGTAGGGATTTCCCCATGCGACTTCAACCTCCTGTGGTAGGGTAGGTACGATTGAAGCTCTTTGTCAGGTGCTTCTTTCTTCGATAGTCGCTGGGGATTTTCCTTTTCTACAAGGATTATATATTACGCCAGAATTTATATGCTTCACGCTATAAATTATCCTTCTATTTCTCGCTGAAACGGATACCGTCCTTTTGAGGACGGCGAAGCCGTTTCCACTTGTGAGAGGCAAGCTCATAATTTCCTCTACAGCAAAAAGTTGGGGAATAGGAGTTAGAGTGTCGGGGGATAATCAGATCAAAAGAATAGTGACGGGAGTGAATACTGTGAAGAATACAGAGGCTGTGGAAACAAGCGACCGTTCTTCCGGCAAAATATCTTCTTCCCGGCCGCTCAGTCCCTCATTGGATGAGACGGTGGCTCTATTCCGGCGTATCTTCAGCAACGACGGGACACTGAGAGTACGGATAATTGAGAATACACATAACACGTGGATCCGCTGTGGCCTGATTTATGTGGATGGGATGATCGACCGGAATTTGATTCAGAATGGCATTACCAAACCGCTGATGACCTACGAATTCCTGGACAAGGATCTGGGAACCCCGGCAGAGCTTATGGAACTTATCCGCCTTCAGATTATCAATATCAGTGACATTATGGTCTCTACGGATTTGGATGAATTAATAGGGGCCATAGTGGGAGGGAAAACGGTATTTCTGCTGGACGGATACGCCGGTGCGCTGAATATTAATGCCCAAGGCTGGCAGACCCGCGCCATTGAAGAACCTACGACCGACAAAGCGGTCCGGGGCCCAAGGGAAGGCTTCAATGAATCGCTGATGACCAACCTGACGCTGATCCGCCGCAGAGTGCAGAATTCCGATTTGAAGTTTGTATTTACCGACATCGGTACCCGGTCAAAAACCCAGGCCTGTATCTGCTATATGGAAAGCCTTGCTTCACCGGATATTCTCAAGGAGCTGCATGGAAGGCTTGCAAGGGTACAGCTCGACCATTTGCTGGATACCGGCTATCTGGCCGAGCTGATCCGTGATGAACCTTATTCGCCTTTTGAGATGATCGGCAGTACGGAACGGCCGGATTCGGTAGTGGGCAAAATCATGGAGGGCAGAATTGCCCTGCTGATTGAAGGAAGTCCGTTTGTTCTGACGCTGCCCTATGTTTTTGTGGAGAATTTTCAGGCCAGTGAGGATTATTATATCGGTTATATGTTCGCTACTTTCAACCGTGTGCTCAGAGTGATGGGAGCCTTCATGTCCATCAGTATTCCTGCACTTTATGTCGCACTTGTTACTTACAGCCAGGAGATGGTTCCTACATTACTGCTGCTAAGCATTGCCACCGCACGATTATCGGTTCCCTTTCCCACAGTAGTCGAGGCAATTCTTATGCTGACCATCTTTGAGATTCTGCGTGAAGCGGGGGCGCGGATTCCCAATTCCATTGGCCAGGCGGTCAGCATTGTAGGCGCGCTGGTGCTGGGCCAGGCTGCGGTGGATGCACGGATCGTCAGTGCCCCGATGGTCATTGTTGTGGGTCTTACCGGGATTACTACCCTGCTGAATCCCCGGCTCACCGGACCGTTAATTGTAGTACGGATCCTTTTGCTGCTGATGAGTTTCTTTTTTGGAATCTACGGCTATTTCTTCGGCTTGCTCGGTTTGGTCATCCATTTGATGAGCCTGCGCTCCTTCGGAGTTCCCTATATGCTCGGGGTGGGCTCGATCCGGCCGCAGGATATCAAGGATACCGCCATCCGTGCACCTTGGTGGGACATGTATCTGCGTCCGGCGATCATCGGGGCGCGCAACATGAAGCGGAAGCCGCCCAAGAAACCGGTTAAGCGGTTATGAACAGGGGACAAAAAATACTGTCTGCGCTGCTCTCCGCAGTGCTGCTGTTTGTCATCTCCGGCTGCTGGAATTATTCCGAGGTGGATGATATGTCCATCGTGGCCGGCGTAGCCATCGACAGGAACAAGGCGGACGGCAAGCTGCAGATGACAGTGGAAATGGTGGACACCCAGGGTGGACTTCAGGAGAATCAGGCAGGCTTCAAGACGCTTAGTTTTACAGGAGATACTATATTTGAAATCGCCCGCGACATGATATCGATGACCGGCAAGAAGCTCTTCTGGAGTCACGCCAAGGTGATTATTTTCAGTGAAGAGGTTGCGAGGGAAGGCTTGATCAAAGCAATAGACTGGTACAGCAGGGATACAGAGACCCGATCCGATGTCTTTATTTTTGTATCAGAACAGAAAAATGCACGGGATGTAGTTAACCAGAACAGTACAACAGAAGCGATTATGTCCTTTGAACTGGCACAGATGATGCGTGATGAGAAGTACGTCAGCAGCGCTCCGGTTGTGGAAATCTGGGATTTCATCGACAAGCTGGAGACCTCAGGTTATAATGCCGTCGCACCGCTGGTGTATATCAATGAGGAGAACGGGCAGAAAAATGAGCGTGTGGATGGAGCAGCAGTATTTGTAAAGGATAAAATGGTCGGAAAATTGACCGGGAAAGAGGCGAAAAACATGCTTTTCGCCAAAAATGATATAAAAGGTGGTGTACTGGAGGTGAATAATGCGCAGGGGACTCCCGCTTATTCCCTTGAAATATTATCAAGCAGGACGAAAGTCAAACCTGCAATGATAGATGGTAAAGTTCATATACAGATCAATACAGTGACGCATACCGGGCTGGACGAAGTGATGACTGCAGCGGGTTTATCCAGCAACGAGAACATAGCGGCTATTGAAAAACGCGCAGGCGAGGAATTGCAAAAGGAGATACTCTCCTTAATCCATAAGGTGCAGCAGGAATACCATGCCGATATCTTTGGCTTTGGCGAAGCTGTTCATGAGAATCTGCCCAAGACCTGGACCAAGCTCCGCGAGCAATGGCCGGATGAATTTGTCAATCTGGATGTGGACGTCAGCTCCAAGGTGATTATTCAGAGCACTGCCAAAACAACGCGGGCGATTAAGCTGGGGGATTAGCATGGTCATTTATGTAGTGCTTATGTATGCCGTTGTTGTGCTGGTTGACCCCTATGGTCTGCTCAAGCAAGGGAAGAAGCGGGACTTTTACGTTTGTTCCGCGCTGTGCCTGATCTCCTTCTCCCTGGCTTTTGCCTTGTCGATGCATTGGGAAATTCCCAGTCCCTCAGAGCCGATCGTTTATTTGATTAAAAAGCTGTTCTAGAATGCACTCCTGAAAGGAGGGGA carries:
- a CDS encoding IS110 family transposase gives rise to the protein MGKSLHIQGLKGTKFSQQLRGVNLEQVLIVAIDAAKLHQKALICNYFGDILAKPFFFSVNQSGMQTLYHAIEQAVASTGAVRLFLGIEATGHYYEDIVREMAKQGYLVQILNAYTTFEERASALNWCKTDDLDLVAIAHALKSNKATEFRLAEGLQRQLHVLTRARRSEIRKRSTLRMEI
- a CDS encoding Ger(x)C family spore germination protein — translated: MNRGQKILSALLSAVLLFVISGCWNYSEVDDMSIVAGVAIDRNKADGKLQMTVEMVDTQGGLQENQAGFKTLSFTGDTIFEIARDMISMTGKKLFWSHAKVIIFSEEVAREGLIKAIDWYSRDTETRSDVFIFVSEQKNARDVVNQNSTTEAIMSFELAQMMRDEKYVSSAPVVEIWDFIDKLETSGYNAVAPLVYINEENGQKNERVDGAAVFVKDKMVGKLTGKEAKNMLFAKNDIKGGVLEVNNAQGTPAYSLEILSSRTKVKPAMIDGKVHIQINTVTHTGLDEVMTAAGLSSNENIAAIEKRAGEELQKEILSLIHKVQQEYHADIFGFGEAVHENLPKTWTKLREQWPDEFVNLDVDVSSKVIIQSTAKTTRAIKLGD
- a CDS encoding spore germination protein: MKNTEAVETSDRSSGKISSSRPLSPSLDETVALFRRIFSNDGTLRVRIIENTHNTWIRCGLIYVDGMIDRNLIQNGITKPLMTYEFLDKDLGTPAELMELIRLQIINISDIMVSTDLDELIGAIVGGKTVFLLDGYAGALNINAQGWQTRAIEEPTTDKAVRGPREGFNESLMTNLTLIRRRVQNSDLKFVFTDIGTRSKTQACICYMESLASPDILKELHGRLARVQLDHLLDTGYLAELIRDEPYSPFEMIGSTERPDSVVGKIMEGRIALLIEGSPFVLTLPYVFVENFQASEDYYIGYMFATFNRVLRVMGAFMSISIPALYVALVTYSQEMVPTLLLLSIATARLSVPFPTVVEAILMLTIFEILREAGARIPNSIGQAVSIVGALVLGQAAVDARIVSAPMVIVVGLTGITTLLNPRLTGPLIVVRILLLLMSFFFGIYGYFFGLLGLVIHLMSLRSFGVPYMLGVGSIRPQDIKDTAIRAPWWDMYLRPAIIGARNMKRKPPKKPVKRL